The following coding sequences are from one Granulicella arctica window:
- the urtA gene encoding urea ABC transporter substrate-binding protein — MNQMLNRFKQLAFVGCCTLLISVSCYAQDQTVKVGVLHSLSGTMAISEDTVKNSTLLAIDQVNASGGVLGKKIVPVIEDGSSDPAIFSQKAQKLIQEDKVVTVFGGWTSASRKAMLPVFERFHSLLWYPVQFEGNECSSNIMYSGAQPNQQILPALDWAFEKGKKKVFLLGSDYVFPRTANLILKKHILKNGGVVAGEEYVPLGGTDFSAIITKIKIAKPDVVFSTVNGDSNVSFFKQLTAAGITQTQLPVMSFSIAEQEAKAMGPSLVNGSYTAWNYFQSLSNVKNKEFIAAYKAKYGKDAVLDDPMVHGYIDVLIWAAAVKKAGSFDPNAVRKAATQLGSIASPLGDIKFAENQSLYQTAYVGQLQPDGQIKVLWQSKGALHPDPYDALAFPGKTCVVK, encoded by the coding sequence ATGAACCAGATGCTCAACAGATTCAAGCAGCTTGCTTTTGTTGGCTGCTGCACTCTGCTCATCTCGGTCTCGTGCTACGCACAAGATCAAACCGTCAAGGTCGGCGTTCTCCACTCTCTGTCTGGGACGATGGCGATCAGCGAGGACACCGTAAAGAACTCAACGCTCCTTGCTATCGATCAGGTCAACGCATCGGGCGGTGTGTTGGGTAAGAAGATCGTCCCCGTCATTGAAGACGGCTCCTCCGATCCGGCCATCTTCTCCCAGAAGGCACAGAAGCTCATCCAGGAAGACAAGGTTGTCACGGTCTTCGGTGGTTGGACTTCCGCAAGCCGCAAGGCGATGCTGCCGGTGTTCGAGCGGTTCCACTCGCTTCTCTGGTATCCGGTCCAGTTTGAGGGCAACGAGTGCTCGTCCAATATCATGTACTCCGGTGCGCAGCCGAACCAACAGATTTTGCCCGCGCTGGACTGGGCCTTTGAGAAAGGGAAGAAGAAGGTCTTTCTGCTTGGATCGGACTACGTCTTTCCCCGTACCGCAAACCTGATTCTGAAGAAGCACATCTTGAAGAATGGCGGGGTTGTGGCGGGTGAAGAGTATGTGCCGCTCGGCGGCACCGACTTCAGCGCAATCATCACGAAGATCAAGATCGCCAAGCCCGACGTTGTCTTCAGCACGGTCAACGGTGATAGCAACGTATCCTTCTTCAAGCAACTTACCGCCGCCGGCATCACCCAGACTCAGTTGCCTGTGATGTCCTTCAGCATCGCCGAACAGGAGGCCAAGGCCATGGGGCCATCATTGGTCAATGGCAGCTACACGGCATGGAACTACTTCCAGAGCCTGAGCAACGTCAAGAACAAGGAATTCATTGCAGCGTACAAGGCCAAATATGGCAAGGATGCAGTTCTCGATGATCCGATGGTCCACGGTTATATTGACGTTCTCATCTGGGCCGCGGCGGTGAAGAAGGCTGGCAGCTTCGACCCCAACGCTGTGCGAAAGGCCGCCACACAGCTTGGATCGATAGCCTCACCGCTAGGAGACATCAAGTTCGCCGAGAACCAGAGCTTGTATCAGACCGCTTATGTTGGCCAGCTTCAGCCGGACGGTCAGATCAAGGTTCTCTGGCAGTCGAAGGGAGCGCTGCATCCCGATCCCTATGACGCATTGGCCTTTCCTGGTAAGACCTGTGTCGTAAAGTAG
- a CDS encoding porin: protein MESDGAQPSSSQPLLAEVTTPAGVGSAAGSPSVIAVAVPAAQDASPATKELLASDIYNGGFFVETKDKSFSLYANGLFQVRYTGFVPHHDVLAQGEPTTGTSTFDVFLGRVALSGSVYQPSLKYFLQVQGSTAGNSNTLTMLDWFASNTFSKALTVQVGRSYTPYSYEYYCSPGNYLFADLSTAEYAFALPRAIGAEVYGKVGKLTYAGMVANSIPALDAGGQENFNSKLAYIGHAQVDILAPYGYVETDPSGSSKQALMLWGSAAYNPVNASSGFENVTAGDTTVNATSTAAYRIGYFSLQTSGYWRKTTPIATGELTKNSWGYGEQAGFYLKPKKLELAERISGVNWGAPDNLSMSTVAENTWFVGPGFPYHRVAEDSIGLNYYLHGHNAKIQADYSYVHGNTFTDQSFAASRVRIQTQLMF from the coding sequence ATGGAGTCAGACGGTGCGCAGCCGTCTTCTTCGCAGCCTCTGCTTGCGGAAGTTACGACTCCGGCTGGAGTCGGCAGCGCAGCAGGTAGTCCCAGTGTCATCGCCGTCGCTGTTCCAGCCGCGCAGGACGCGTCTCCGGCAACGAAGGAACTTCTGGCTTCGGACATCTATAACGGCGGCTTCTTCGTCGAGACAAAGGACAAGAGTTTTTCGCTTTACGCGAATGGCTTGTTTCAGGTTCGATACACGGGCTTCGTGCCGCACCATGACGTGTTGGCTCAGGGTGAGCCCACCACGGGCACGAGCACGTTTGACGTGTTCCTGGGTCGTGTAGCGCTCTCCGGCTCTGTCTACCAGCCGAGCCTCAAGTACTTCCTCCAGGTTCAGGGCAGCACCGCAGGCAACAGCAACACCCTGACCATGCTCGATTGGTTTGCATCGAACACATTCTCCAAGGCTTTGACTGTGCAGGTAGGCCGTTCCTATACGCCTTACAGCTACGAGTACTATTGCAGTCCTGGCAACTACCTCTTCGCTGATCTCTCCACGGCGGAGTATGCGTTTGCGCTGCCGCGCGCGATCGGCGCGGAAGTTTATGGCAAGGTAGGTAAGCTTACCTATGCGGGCATGGTTGCGAACAGCATTCCTGCACTGGATGCCGGTGGCCAGGAGAACTTCAACAGCAAACTGGCTTACATTGGTCACGCCCAAGTTGATATCCTTGCACCGTATGGATACGTAGAAACTGACCCGAGCGGATCGTCGAAGCAGGCGCTTATGCTCTGGGGATCGGCTGCGTACAACCCCGTGAACGCTAGTTCGGGCTTTGAGAACGTGACCGCTGGCGACACCACAGTGAATGCAACAAGCACAGCCGCATACCGCATTGGTTATTTCTCGCTACAGACCAGCGGTTACTGGCGGAAGACAACCCCAATTGCGACGGGCGAGCTCACGAAGAATTCGTGGGGGTACGGGGAACAGGCCGGTTTCTATCTGAAGCCGAAGAAGCTGGAACTGGCTGAGCGCATCTCCGGCGTCAACTGGGGAGCACCGGACAATCTGTCGATGTCGACTGTGGCAGAGAATACCTGGTTTGTTGGACCTGGGTTCCCCTATCACCGGGTTGCAGAGGATTCCATCGGGCTCAACTATTACCTGCACGGACACAATGCAAAGATTCAAGCGGACTACAGCTATGTGCATGGCAATACCTTTACGGATCAGTCGTTCGCCGCAAGCCGGGTCCGGATTCAGACACAGTTGATGTTCTAA